In Ornithinibacter aureus, the genomic stretch CGCAAGGCCCTCGGCGGGTTCTTCGGCACCGTGCGACTGCAGGAGCCTGGCAGCGGTCAGGCCCCCAAGGGCAGCACCATCACCCTGACGATCGTCTGAGCGCCGTCATGAGTGCTCCCGCCGGGCGGACCCGGCTCGCCACGCTGCTGCTCATCGGCGTCACCGCCGTGTGGGGCTCGACGTTCTTCCTCATCCGCGACCTCGTCGAGACCGTTCCCCCGGCCGACTTCCTCACGGTGCGCTTCGGCATCGCCGCCATCGTGATGTTCGCGCTCTTCCGGCGCCAGACCTTGGCGCTCAGTCGCCGCGACCTGCGCATCGGGGTCGTCCTCGGGGTGCTGTACGGGTCGGCACAGGTGCTCCAGACGATGGGGCTCCAGCACACCGACGCGTCGGTCTCGGGCTTCATCACCGGCACCTACGTCGTGCTGACCCCGGTGCTCGGGGCGGTGCTGCTGCGCGAGCACATCCGGCCGGTGACGTGGGCTGCCGTCGCCCTGGCCACGGCCGGGCTCGCGGTGCTGTCGCTCCGGGGCTTCGCCGTCGGGGCGGGCGAGGCGCTGACCCTGCTCTCCGCCGTGCTCTACGCCGGCCACATCGTCGCTCTGGGGCGGTGGTCGACGGCACGGGCCGCGGTCGGGCTGGCCACCGTGCAGGCCGCGGTGATCGCCGTGGTCACGGGCGTCGCCGCCGTCCCGGGCGGGCTGACCCTGCCGGCCGACGGGGGGCAGTGGGCGTCGCTGCTCTACATGGCGCTCATCGCCGGGGCCGGTGCGCTGTGGGCGCAGACCTGGGCGCAGGCCCACCTCACGGCGACCCGGGCGGCCATCGTCATGGCGCTGGAGCCGGTGTTCGCCGCGTTCTTCGCCGTGCTTCTCGGCGGTGAGAGCCTGACCCGGCGCATGCTGATCGGCGGTGCCATGGTGGTGACGGCCATGTACCTCGTCGAGCTCAAGTCGACACCGCGCGATCCGGACGCCAGTGCTGCCGACGATCCGCCGGTGGAGGCCTTGCACCACGACGTCTGAGCGATCGCAGGCCCGTACCCCCAGTGCCCAATAGGTCGATGGAGGTACGCCAACGCCCGTGCAGGCCCGTACCCCGAGTGACCTATTGGTCGTTCGGGGTACGCCAACGCCCGTGCAGGCCCGTACCCCCAGTGCCCTATTGGTCGATCGGGGTACGCAGGAGGGTGGTGGCGGCGTCGATCGCGGCATCCGTGCCCGCGTCGTCGACGTCGAGGTGCCACACCAGGCGCACCCGACCCGGCCCGACGGCATACGTGCGCACTCCCTGCTCCATGAGGGCCGCCACGAACGCCGGCGCCTGCCAGCCGAGAGCCCCGACGTCGAGCACGACGATGTTGGTCTCGACGGTGGAGGCGTCCACCGACCCGGGAGCCGCCTCGGCACACGCCGCGGCGAAGCGCGCCGCCCGGGCGTGGTCGTCGGCGAGGCGCTCGAGGTGGTGATCCAGGGCGTGGATGCCGGCCGCCGCCAGGATGCCGACCTGCCGCATCCCCGCCCCGTACCGCTTGCGCCAGATCCGAGCCTGGGCCATCCGCTCCGCCGAGCCCACGAGCACCGAACCCACCGGGGCGCCGAGCCCCTTGGACAGGCACACGCTGACCGTGTCGAACTGCTCGCCGTATGCCGTGAGCGGCACCCCGGTCGCGACGTGGGCGTTCCACAGCCGCGCCCCGTCGAGGTGCATCGCCACCCCGAGGGGCGCGGTGGCTGCCCGAACCTCTCGGATGGCCTCGATCGGCTGCACCGTCCCGCCACCGAAGTTGTGGGTGTTCTCCAGCACGACGAGCGAGGTCTCGACCTGGTAGGGCCCGACCCCGGTCGTGACGAGCGACATCGGCCCCGCCGGGTCGAGCAGCCCGCGCTCGCTGGGCCAGGACCGGCTCGTGATGCCCGAGAACGCCGCCGCGGCCCCGAGCTCGGCGCGCAGCACGTGCGCCAGCTGGTCGGCGACGAGCTCCTGGCCGGGGCCGACGTGCAGGCGCAGCCCGAGCTGGTTGGCCAGGGATCCGGTCGGCGCGAACAGCCCGGCCTCGTGACCGAGCAGCGCGGCGACCTTGTCCTCGAGCGCGCGAACCGTGGGGTCCTCGCCGAAGACGTCGTCACCGACCTCGGCGTTCGCCATGGCTTGGCGCATGGCCGCAGTCGGCCGGGTCAGGGTGTCCGAGAGCAGGTCGGCGCGCACCGACGTCAGTCCTGGTTCAGCATCTCGGCGACGAGGAACGCCAGCTCGAGGCTCTGCTGGTGGTTCAGGCGCGGGTCGCACACCGTCTCGTAGCGCAGGTTCAGGTCGGCGTCGAGGATCTTCTCGGACCCACCGATGCACTCGGTGACGTCGTTGCCGGTCAGCTCGACGTGGATGCCGCCGGGGACCGTGCCGAGGCCACGGTGCACCTCGAAGAAGCCCTCGACCTCCTCGACGACGTCGTCGAAGTCGCGGGTCTTGTAGCCCGACGCGGACTCGAAGGTGTTGCCGTGCATCGGGTCGCACACCCAGGTGATCGAGGCGCCGGATGCCGTGACCTTCTCCACGATGGTCGGCAGCGCCTCACGGATGCGGCCCGACCCCATGCGGGTGATGAAGGTCAGGCGGCCCGGCTCGCGCTGCGGGTCGACCTTGTCGATGATGCGCAGCAGGTCGTCGGTGTCGGCGTTGGCCGACACCTTGATGCCGACGGGGTTGCGCACGGAGGCGACGAAGTCGATGTGCGCGCCGTCGAGGTCGCGGGTGCGCTCCCCCACCCACACGAAGTGTCCCGAGGTGTCGTAGAGCTCACCGGTGCGCGAGTCGACCCGGGTGAGGGGCCGTTCGTAGTCGAGCACGAGGGCCTCGTGGGCTGAGAAGAACTCGGTGGTGCGCATCGCCTCGAAGTCGGCGCCGCAGGCGTTCATGAACTTCATCGCCTTGTCGATGTCCTTGGCGAGGCGCTCGTAGCGCGCGTTCGCGGCGTTGGCGACGAAGCCCTTGTTCCAGTCGTGGACGTGGCGCAGGTCGGCGAAGCCACCGGTGGTGAATGCCCGCACGAGGTTCAGCGTGGCGCTGCTCGCGTGGTAGGCCCGCACCAGTCGCTGGGGGTCGGGCGCGCGCGACTCCTGCGTGAAGTCGAAGTCGTTGACCATGTCGCCGCGGAACGCCGGAAGGGTGACGCCCGCGCGGGTCTCGAAGTTGCTCGATCGTGGCTTCGCGTACTGCCCGGCCATCCGGCCGACCTTGACGACGGGCACCGACGCGCCGTACGTGAGCACGGCCGCCATCTGCAGGATCGTCTTGACCCGGTCACGGATGTTGTCGGCCGTGGCGGAGGCGAAGGTCTCGGCGCAGTCGCCGCCCTGGAGCACGAAGGCCTCACCGCGGGCGACGGCTGCCATCCGCTCGCGCAGCACGTCGCACTCGCCGGCGAAGACGAGCGGCGGGTAGCTGGCCAGGGTGGCCACGGCCTCGGCGAGTGCGTCGGCGTCGGGCCAGACCGGCTGCTGGGCAGCGGGGAGTTCGGCACCGGCGGCGAGCCGCTGGCGGGGGTCTGGTGCGGTGGTCGTGCTCACCGGGCAAGGATAGGTCCCGTGCGGCGCCCGCCTGCGTCTGCCCGTATGCCGGTCGCGCTCAGTCCTGCGCGGGGCCCTCGTCCTCGAGGCCGCGGGCCAGCGCGAAGCGGACGAGCTCGACCCGGTTGTGCAGGTGCAGCTTGCCCAACGTGTTCTGCACGTGGTTCTGCACCGTGCGGTGCGACAGGAACAGCTCGGCCGCGATCTCCTTGTACGACATGCCCGTGGCGACGAGGCGAAGCACCTCGGTCTCGCGCTCGGTCAGCTCGGG encodes the following:
- a CDS encoding DMT family transporter translates to MSAPAGRTRLATLLLIGVTAVWGSTFFLIRDLVETVPPADFLTVRFGIAAIVMFALFRRQTLALSRRDLRIGVVLGVLYGSAQVLQTMGLQHTDASVSGFITGTYVVLTPVLGAVLLREHIRPVTWAAVALATAGLAVLSLRGFAVGAGEALTLLSAVLYAGHIVALGRWSTARAAVGLATVQAAVIAVVTGVAAVPGGLTLPADGGQWASLLYMALIAGAGALWAQTWAQAHLTATRAAIVMALEPVFAAFFAVLLGGESLTRRMLIGGAMVVTAMYLVELKSTPRDPDASAADDPPVEALHHDV
- a CDS encoding threonine aldolase family protein; protein product: MRADLLSDTLTRPTAAMRQAMANAEVGDDVFGEDPTVRALEDKVAALLGHEAGLFAPTGSLANQLGLRLHVGPGQELVADQLAHVLRAELGAAAAFSGITSRSWPSERGLLDPAGPMSLVTTGVGPYQVETSLVVLENTHNFGGGTVQPIEAIREVRAATAPLGVAMHLDGARLWNAHVATGVPLTAYGEQFDTVSVCLSKGLGAPVGSVLVGSAERMAQARIWRKRYGAGMRQVGILAAAGIHALDHHLERLADDHARAARFAAACAEAAPGSVDASTVETNIVVLDVGALGWQAPAFVAALMEQGVRTYAVGPGRVRLVWHLDVDDAGTDAAIDAATTLLRTPIDQ
- a CDS encoding class II 3-deoxy-7-phosphoheptulonate synthase, translating into MSTTTAPDPRQRLAAGAELPAAQQPVWPDADALAEAVATLASYPPLVFAGECDVLRERMAAVARGEAFVLQGGDCAETFASATADNIRDRVKTILQMAAVLTYGASVPVVKVGRMAGQYAKPRSSNFETRAGVTLPAFRGDMVNDFDFTQESRAPDPQRLVRAYHASSATLNLVRAFTTGGFADLRHVHDWNKGFVANAANARYERLAKDIDKAMKFMNACGADFEAMRTTEFFSAHEALVLDYERPLTRVDSRTGELYDTSGHFVWVGERTRDLDGAHIDFVASVRNPVGIKVSANADTDDLLRIIDKVDPQREPGRLTFITRMGSGRIREALPTIVEKVTASGASITWVCDPMHGNTFESASGYKTRDFDDVVEEVEGFFEVHRGLGTVPGGIHVELTGNDVTECIGGSEKILDADLNLRYETVCDPRLNHQQSLELAFLVAEMLNQD